The following proteins are co-located in the Phocoena phocoena chromosome 1, mPhoPho1.1, whole genome shotgun sequence genome:
- the HECTD3 gene encoding E3 ubiquitin-protein ligase HECTD3 yields the protein MAGPGPGAALESPRQLLGRVRFLAEAAKSLRAGRPLPAALAFVPREVLYKLYKDPAGPSRVLLPVWEAEGPGLRVGATGPATCTGSGPLRAARDSIELRRGACVRTTGEELCNGHGLWVKLTKEQLAEHLGDCGLDEGWLLVCRPAEGGARLVPIDTPDHLQRQQQLFGVDYRPVLRWEQVVDLTYSHRLGSRPQPAEAYTEAVQRLLFVPPTWTYECDEDLIHFLYDHLGKEDENLGSVKQYVESIDVSSYTEEFNVSCLTDSNADTYWESDGSQCQHWVRLTMKKGTIVKKLLLTVDTTDDNFMPKRVVIYGGEGDNLKKLSDVSIDETLIGDVCVLEDMTVHLPVIEIRIVECRDDGIDVRLRGVKIKSSRQRELGLNADLFQPTSLVRYPRLEGTDPEVLYRRAVLLQRFIKILDSVLHHLVPAWDHTLGTFSEIKQVKQFLLLSRQRPGLVAQCLRDSESSKPSFMPRLYINRRLAMEHRACPLRDPACKNAVFTQVYEGLKPSDKYEKPLDYRWPMRYDQWWECKFIAEGIIDQGGGFRDSLADMSEELCPSSADTPVPLPFFVRTANQGNGTGEARDMYVPNPSCRDFAKYEWIGQLMGAALRGKEFLVLALPGFVWKQLSGEEVSWSKDFPAVDSVLVKLLEVMEGMDKETFEFKFGKELTFTTVLSDQQVVELIPGGAGIVVGFEDRSRFIQLVQKARLEESKEQVSAMQAGLLKVVPQAVLDLLTWQELEKKVCGDPEVTVDALRKLTRFEDFEPSDTRVQYFWEALNNFTNEDRSRFLRFVTGRSRLPARIYIYPDKLGYETTDALPESSTCSSTLFLPHYASAKVCEEKLRYAAYNCVAIDTDMSPWEE from the exons ATGGCGGGCCCGGGCCCGGGCGCGGCGCTAGAGTCTCCGCGGCAGCTGCTGGGCCGCGTGCGCTTCCTGGCGGAGGCAGCGAAGAGCCTCCGCGCTGGACGGCCGTTACCGGCGGCGCTAGCTTTCGTGCCGCGCGAGGTGCTCTACAAGCTTTACAAGGACCCGGCGGGACCGTCGCGCGTGCTGTTGCCAGTGTGGGAGGCGGAGGGCCCGGGGCTGCGTGTGGGAGCCACGGGCCCGGCCACCTGTACCGGCTCCGGGCCCCTCCGCGCCGCCCGCGACAGCATCGAGCTCCGGCGCGGCGCCTGCGTGCGCACCACGGGCGAGGAGCTGTGCAACGGCCACGGGCTCTGGGTGAAGCTGACCAAG GAGCAGCTGGCGGAACACCTGGGCGACTGCGGGCTGGACGAAGGCTGGCTGCTGGTGTGCCGCCCGGCAGAAGGCGGGGCCCGGCTCGTACCCATCGACACTCCAGACCACCTCCAACGGCAGCAGCAGCTCTTTGGAGTGGACTACCGCCCGGTGCTCAG ATGGGAACAGGTGGTGGACCTGACATACTCGCATCGCCTGGGATCAAGGCCTCAGCCGGCCGAGGCATACACAGAAGCTGTACAAAGGCTACT CTTTGTGCCCCCGACGTGGACCTACGAGTGCGACGAGGACCTGATCCACTTCTTGTACGACCACCTGGGCAAGGAGGATGAGAACCTGGGTAGCGTGAAGCAGTATGTGGAGAGCATAGACGTTTCCTCCTACACG gaGGAGTTCAATGTGTCCTGCCTGACAGACAGCAATGCGGACACCTACTGGGAGAGCGATGGGTCCCAGTGCCAGCACTGGGTACGGCTTACCATGAAAAAGGGCACCATTGTGAA GAAGCTACTCCTCACGGTGGATACCACAGATGACAACTTTATGCCTAAGCGGGTGGTGATCTATGGGGGTGAAGGGGACAACCTGAAGAAGCTGAGTGATGTGAGCATTGACGA GACCCTGATCGGGGATGTCTGTGTCCTGGAGGACATGACCGTCCACCTCCCAGTCATCGAGATCCGCATCGTCGAGTGCCGAG ATGATGGGATTGACGTTCGTCTTCGAGGGGTCAAGATCAAGTCTTCTAGACAGCGGGAACTAGGGCTGAACGCAGACTTGTTCCAGCCCACCAGTCTGGTGCGATATCCACGGCTGGAAGGCACTGATCCGGAAGTGCTATACCGCAGAGCTgttctcctgcagag ATTCATAAAGATCCTAGACAGCGTCCTGCACCACCTGGTACCTGCCTGGGACCACACACTGGGCACCTTCAGTGAGATTAAG caAGTGAAGCAGTTCCTGCTGCTGTCACGCCAGCGGCCAGGCCTGGTGGCCCAGTGCCTGCGTGACTCAGAGAGCAGCAAGCCCAGCTTCATGCCACGCCTATACATCAACCGGCGCCTCGCCATGGAACACCGCGCCTGCCCCTTAAGGGACCCTGCCTGCAAGAACGCTGTCTTCACCCAG gtttatgAAGGCCTCAAGCCCTCTGACAAGTATGAAAAGCCCTTGGACTACAG GTGGCCCATGCGCTATGACCagtggtgggagtgtaaattcaTTGCAGAAGGCATCATTGACCAAG GGGGTGGTTTCCGGGATAGCCTGGCAGACATGTCAGAAGAACTGTGCCCTAGCTCGGCGGACACCCCTGTGCCTCTGCCTTTCTTTGTCCGAACGGCCAACCAG GGCAATGGCACGGGTGAGGCCCGGGATATGTATGTGCCTAACCCCTCCTGCCGAGACTTTGCCAAGTACGAGTGGATCGGACAGCTGATGGGGGCTGCCCTTCGGGGTAAGGAGTTCCTG gtcctggctctgcctggtTTCGTGTGGAAGCAGCTCTCTGGTGAGGAGGTGAGCTGGAGCAAGGACTTCCCAGCTGTGGACTCTGTGCTG GTAAAGCTCCTGGAAGTGATGGAAGGAATGGACAAGGAGACATTTGAGTTCAAATTTGGAAAGGAGCTAACGTTCACCACTGTGCTGAGTGACCAGCAGGTGGTGGAGCTGATCCCTGGGGGTGCGGGCATCGTGGTGGGATTTGAAGACCGTTCCCGTTTCATCCAACTGGTGCAGAAGGCACGGCTAGAGGAGAGCAAGGAGCAG GTGTCAGCCATGCAAGCAGGTCTGCTGAAGGTGGTGCCACAGGCTGTGCTGGACTTGCTAACGTGGCAAGAGTTGGAGAAGAAGGTGTGCGGGGACCCAGAGGTCACTGTGGATGCTCTGCGCAAGCTCA CCCGGTTTGAGGACTTCGAGCCATCTGACACACGGGTGCAGTATTTCTGGGAGGCACTGAACAACTTCACCAACG AGGACCGGAGCCGCTTCCTGCGCTTTGTCACAGGCCGCAGCCGTCTGCCAGCTCGGATCTACATCTACCCGGACAAGCTGGG CTATGAGACCACAGATGCGCTGCCTGAGTCTTCCACCTGCTCCAGCACCCTCTTCCTACCGCACTATGCCAG tgccaAGGTGTGTGAGGAGAAGCTCCGCTACGCTGCATACAACTGTGTGGCCATCGACACCGACATGAGCCCTTGGGAGGAGTGA